A window of the Megalopta genalis isolate 19385.01 chromosome 2, iyMegGena1_principal, whole genome shotgun sequence genome harbors these coding sequences:
- the Nup205 gene encoding nuclear pore complex protein Nup205 isoform X1 has protein sequence MSEEETTTADMWTPYKELQSLVERYITSSPTSHDLQYHEFTEALRNHRQNFLTLLKNPPQNTNSREEIKKGATDGITLPDLGHKLLSKELVDETLIISDMYNLNEFMALDLLCTAQLQMPYHPGLPRGLTAILLYYDGKKALTSTLRMLVQARMGHSWKIDAPIALLRHITEYTDKLEEDDLLEGILSLLKLMDPAKEQELLEKNRALGGPKHRYMVMKLYNDSRQDLADILYLWSAQSSLPNEILLGLLSFLQAKAIDSEAGEDGLNKVTLALIMSVLNAINFSSLHSRENGEELINSMPLITNSGAREELIEKLLSTNITWESAGLRGLIQFAFAVALTTIKTIINSQPINITNEDERLLEAALSNKCFHFMAEVLFKNKSIYYEEFYIRYFHTLISDFILLMPLKVKDLRSRADESMRLIQVYQQEGIEPPLNLDNHFEYLLLTVAELYKEDPLKLDLLMDYWCHHSDSTHVSAPIYMNRFPSRQVALFKFVRLAGEILPAGLFVPYLKMIASLASSSQAARQAFNFLKPNGTSGSTTISWDHFFKSLSQYYINLRKELPPSQDTVYLVRQRNHPKGITPDEVKGLEAVLLVVQVVARNDEMSRIAICDHPGWKVLPSLIGLVSCSISIPLKGVLIRTLAALARSPESSSTVWQSLEAAQILSTIPTISSYQPRGVQTELEEIESKKDEYPLTRAMLELLDVLTDFPIPRLLGMGHRNPGFDPYLHFIINTIFLKFHTRSYKNFAEKWEVAEGCLKIFSKLINQYEPTVEDFTGCKVELQNGETTVVNSAPGYHIMTQLHSKSELLHVILYILDKGCSSFDAYESFPGKKNLENGTLYCLEILERGLKTQHSYMAQLTAAKSVHKLLTGLSRLLLEVDPQSKKPDYMINVAKYVSYSSWLPQHAFHAVGVILEVTNEPGADSELLSTFTSTPTLATNIRHGFVECLDTDITLDEDIESIEKQYTGNCKERILLLLMQSITRPTPNLSHYLLAFDITKDIRKTLFWQPGFLGFPRTCLHSILGVLEQSLERGRDKITEACYCFLHTLAANNKTSVSVLRFLRSAANLDFVQRHLCKLPFEGQNTATDLGCTSWLLKLAAIELRVAGGRLQSSLVQRLMGNFGQEKGQIVPSQKLLMDLLHYIEFQLQLEPQLSLDFFDPSQVEMVLGRCSVPVALIGGPRLVDIRKLHSLITEELAVTQNSATATQRNLMQQEVQKILTHALKRNQTKLLSYATVKFVEGWCQTTEILFCVATNQQLPTPQKQNLLLNLSHDLLQKMTSCEALSEIKTLVSGTVLMLLVNLRNSFITETDNESFPSSPSNTTMMKIILSHILQWILNAGASSQKVITHLYAALLNFLCVVGLEKSESTNIIDTMYVSQLDSTVNRVMPVQERSHRYATIQVINSFGNKLMDILCHNCSGGHDVCKMLALSCLDKILELDYDNAWILYLTSRGYLKHMIDSLLESDNMLRCMLQSEPQTLRPLYLYEAKMATFCRMASTRLGAESLLENKILSCMSSMVVFDHHPDVHIGFEGGDYSFIPSIGQRYQQIFLPALYLCDALLTTLGTENQSCAIQVCGFLQSHRDAIEMVLRNAFPKANPLFLKEIACLTGVISRSANIDMYRLVDEELAKSDFDDRKLEDTTGMRELRAHLYRLQRLMLSLLCKFQLQPAPVRFSHEETDANQQHMSSVQIVANIMLYTRNQMQHTRMDQKIRNVLFEPHLTSKPGGRDDKIKDNITGGVHLGTIVDQLVSVTNLLHSELPHIDTLVRKVAMVGEMSTTELKEYMSEEEETELAMKKQRVIVEQRLNRWVKEKRQTIKYCSLIIEHALYILWSHLDFYMIQVISRHSRMQVSSGGIDEDMVAWKGSSETLMELKQGLVSTFTDSFITQLLDTHSEYATVDHNFVDALVRRIKRLLQFI, from the exons TAAGTTATTATCAAAAGAGCTGGTGGATGAAACTCTGATTATATCTGATATGTATAATCTTAATGAATTCATGGCATTGGATCTTTTATGCACGGCGCAGTTACAAATGCCTTATCATCCTGGTTTACCTCGTGGATTAACagcaattttattatattatgatggAAAGAAAGCTCTTACATCGACTCTAAGGATGCTTGTGCAAGCTAGAATGGGTCATAGTTGGAAAATTGATGCACCCATCGCCCTTTTGAGGCACATCACGGAATATACGGATAAATTAGAGGAAGACGATTTGTTGGAAGGAATTTTATCTTTACTGAAACTAATGGATCCCGCAAAG GAACAAGAATTGCTAGAAAAAAATCGAGCATTAGGAGGACCAAAACATCGCTACATGGTGATGAAACTTTACAACGATTCTAGACAAGACTTAGCTGatattttgtatttatggtCTGCACAGTCCTCATTGCCCAATGAAATTTTGCTTGGCTTGTTGTCGTTCTTACAAGCAAAAGCCATAGATTCTGAAGCAGGTGAAGACGGGCTAAATAAAGTTACTCTCGCCCTTATAATGAGCGTGTTAAATGCGATCAACTTTAGTTCGTTACATAGTCGCGAAAACGGCGAAG AATTGATAAATTCAATGCCGTTAATCACAAATAGCGGCGCGCGTGAAGAATTAATTGAGAAATTATTATCAACAAATATCACTTGGGAAAGCGCTGGACTGCGAGGGCTAATACAATTTGCGTTTGCAGTTGCCTTAACAACAATTAAAACCATAATCAATTCGCAACCGATAAACATTACGAACGAAGACGAAAGACTGCTAGAAGCAGCTTTATCCAACAAATGTTTCCACTTTATGGCTGAAGTATTATTCAAGAACAAGAGTATATATTACGAAGAATTTTATATTCGTTACTTTCACACTCTTATATCTGATTTTATATTGCTGATGCCTTTGAAAGTGAAAGATTTACGAAGTCGAGCGGATGAATCCATGCGCTTGATACAAGTCTATCAACAAGAGGGTATCGAGCCACCTTTAAATTTGGATAATCATTTTGAATATTTATTGCTAACGGTGGCGGAGTTATACAAAGAGGATCCTCTAAAATTGGATTTGTTAATGGATTATTGGTGTCACCATTCCGACTCTACACACGTATCTGCGCCTATATATATGAATCGTTTTCCATCTAGACAAGTTGCGTTATTTAAATTTGTACGGCTCGCAGGTGAAATATTGCCAGCTGGCCTGTTCGTACCTTATCTTAAAATGATAGCATCTCTCGCCTCTTCTTCGCAAGCAGCTCGACAAGCGTTCAACTTTCTTAAACCAAATG GGACTTCAGGATCAACAACGATTTCATGGGATCACTTTTTCAAGTCGTTGAGCCAGTATTATATTAACCTTCGAAAAGAATTGCCTCCTAGTCAGGATACCGTTTACCTAGTCAGGCAAAGAAATCATCCAAAGGGTATCACTCCAGACGAAGTAAAAGGACTCGAAGCAGTACTTTTGGTAGTTCAAGTTGTTGCGAGGAACGATGAAATGTCAAGAATAGCGATATGCGATCATCCAGGATGGAAAGTGTTACCATCTTTGATCGGTTTGGTCAGTTGCAGTATATCGATTCCATTGAAAGGAGTGCTTATAAGGACTCTAGCCGCGCTAGCAAGGTCTCCTGAAAGTTCATCCACCGTGTGGCAAAGTTTAGAAGCCGCGCAAATACTGTCAACGATCCCGACCATTAGTAGCTATCAACCGAGAGGAGTTCAGACTGAGTTAGAAGAAATTGAGTCGAAGAAAGACGAGTATCCGTTAACGCGAGCAATGTTAGAACTACTGGATGTTCTGACCGATTTCCCGATACCACGACTGTTGGGAATGGGCCATCGTAATCCCGGTTTCGATCCATATTTACATTTCATCATCAACACCATTTTCCTCAAGTTTCATACACGGTCGTACAAAAATTTCGCAGAAAAGTGGGAGGTCGCAGAGGGTTGTTTAAAAATTTTCTCAAAGCTCATAAATCAATACGAGCCAACCGTCGAGGATTTTACTGGATGCAAGGTAGAACTTCAAAACGGAGAAACTACGGTGGTTAATTCTGCTCCGGGATACCACATTATGACTCAGTTGCATTCGAAATCGGAGCTTCTTCATGTAATATTATACATCCTGGACAAAGGTTGCTCCAGTTTTGATGCATATGAGTCGTTCCCAGGTAAGAAGAATCTTGAAAACGGTACTTTGTACTGTTTGGAAATATTGGAAAGAGGATTGAAAACGCAGCACAGCTATATGGCTCAGCTAACAGCTGCAAAATCAGTACACAAACTCCTAACTGGGCTATCCAGGTTGCTTTTAGAGGTGGATCCACAGTCAAAGAAGCCCGACTACATGATAAACGTCGCGAAATATGTCTCGTACAGCTCGTGGCTGCCGCAACATGCATTTCATGCAGTCGGCGTGATTCTCGAGGTGACGAACGAGCCAGGAGCAGACTCTGAACTGCTCTCTACGTTCACATCGACTCCCACTTTAGCCACCAACATCAGACATGGATTTGTAGAATGTTTGGATACGGATATCACTCTAGATGAAGACATCGAGTCAATCGAAAAACAATACACTGGCAACTGTAAAGAAAGAATCTTACTTTTGCTAATGCAGAGTATTACACGGCCAACGCCGAACCTCTCTCACTACCTGCTAGCATTCGATATCACAAAAGACATACGTAAAACATTGTTCTGGCAACCAGGTTTCCTTGGGTTTCCACGAACGTGCTTACACTCGATACTAGGAGTTTTAGAGCAGTCTCTTGAACGCGGTCGCGACAAGATCACGGAAGCTTGTTACTGTTTCCTACATACGCTGGCTGCAAATAATAAGACTTCCGTCTCGGTGCTGAGATTTCTCCGTTCCGCCGCCAATCTGGATTTTGTACAAAGACACCTATGCAAGTTACCTTTCGAAGGTCAGAATACTGCGACGGACCTCGGTTGCACATCATGGCTGCTGAAACTAGCAGCGATCGAGTTGCGAGTCGCCGGTGGAAGATTACAAAGTTCTCTAGTTCAACGACTAATGGGAAATTTTGGCCAGGAGAAAGGACAAATAGTTCCATCACAAAAGCTTCTGATGGATCTATTACACTATATTGAGTTTCAACTTCAACTGGAACCACAGTTATCCTTGGATTTCTTTGATCCGTCTCAGGTTGAGATGGTACTAGGCCGCTGTAGCGTTCCGGTCGCCCTGATTGGGGGTCCACGTCTTGTAGATATCAGAAAGTTACACTCCTTGATCACGGAGGAGTTGGCTGTGACACAGAACAGCGCAACCGCGACTCAACGCAACCTGATGCAGCAGGAGGTGCAAAAGATTTTGACTCACGCCTTGAAGAGGAACCAGACGAAGCTGTTGTCATACGCGACCGTCAAGTTCGTGGAAGGCTGGTGTCAAACTACAGAAATACTGTTTTGTGTCGCAACCAATCAACAGCTACCCACACCACAGAAGCAAAATCTGTTGTTGAATCTGTCTCACGATCTGTTGCAGAAAATGACCTCTTGCGAAGCGCTCAGCGAAATCAAGACCTTGGTGTCTGGCACGGTACTGATGTTGCTGGTCAATCTGAGGAATAGTTTCATCACAGAGACGGACAATGAGTCGTTTCCGTCGTCGCCCTCGAACACGACCATGATGAAGATCATTCTAAGCCATATCTTGCAGTGGATACTAAACGCGGGTGCCTCTTCGCAAAAAGTGATCACGCATCTGTATGCAGCTCTTTTGAATTTTCTGTGCGTTGTAGGCTTGGAGAAGTCGGAAAGCACCAATATTATTGATACAATGTACGTTAGCCAATTGGACAGCACGGTGAACAGGGTAATGCCGGTACAAGAACGTTCCCATCGATACGcgacgatacaagtgataaatAGTTTTGGGAACAAATTAATGGATATCTTGTGTCACAATTGTTCTGGTGGTCACGATGTCTGTAAAATGCTGGCGCTCTCTTGTCTGGACAAAATCTTGGAGCTGGACTATGACAACGCTTGGATACTTTATCTGACTAGTAGGGGATACCTGAAGCACATGATAGACAGCCTCCTCGAATCTGATAACATGTTAAGGTGTATGCTACAGTCAGAACCACAAACGTTGCGACCGCTCTACCTCTACGAGGCAAAAATGGCGACGTTCTGTAGAATGGCTTCCACTAGGCTCGGTGCCGAAAGTCTTCTGGAAAACAAGATCCTGTCATGTATGTCGAGCATGGTCGTTTTCGATCATCATCCCGATGTTCACATCGGGTTCGAAGGGGGAGACTACTCTTTCATACCTTCAATCGGTCAACGATACCAGCAAATCTTTCTACCGGCATTATATCTTTGTGACGCTCTGCTCACCACCCTCGGAACGGAGAACCAATCTTGTGCTATACAAGTCTGCGGGTTCCTGCAAAGTCATCGGGATGCCATCGAGATGGTTCTACGAAACGCCTTTCCCAAAGCAAATCCTCTATTCTTGAAGGAGATTGCGTGTCTCACCGGCGTAATATCCAGATCCGCGAACATTGACATGTACCGATTAGTCGACGAAGAATTGGCCAAGTCGGACTTTGACGATCGCAAATTGGAAGATACCACCGGCATGAGAGAACTCCGCGCTCATCTTTATCGATTGCAACGACTGATGCTCTCCCTGTTGTGTAAATTTCAGCTGCAACCAGCGCCCGTTCGCTTCAGTCACGAAGAAACCGATGCGAACCAACAGCACATGTCGTCTGTGCAGATTGTCGCCAATATTATGCTATACACGCGCAATCAAATGCAACATACCAGGATGGATCAGAAAATACGTAACGTGCTGTTCGAACCGCATCTGACTTCCAAACCAGGAGGTAGAGATGATAAGATCAAAGACAACATCACTGGTGGTGTACACCTGGGGACAATCGTCGATCAACTTGTTTCTGTCACCAATTTGTTACACTCTGAACTACCGCATATCGACACTCTTGTGAGAAAGGTCGCCATGGTAGGAGAAATGAGTACTACGGAATTGAAGGAATATATgtcagaagaagaagaaacagaACTCGCTATGAAGAAGCAACGGGTGATAGTCGAACAGCGATTGAATCGCTGGGTCAAAGAGAAGCGTCAGACCATTAAATACTGCTCCCTGATCATAGAACACGCTTTGTATATTCTCTGGAGTCACCTGGACTTTTACATGATTCAAGTGATATCTCGGCATAGTCGAATGCAAG TTTCATCAGGAGGCATAGACGAGGACATGGTCGCGTGGAAAGGATCGTCGGAGACGTTAATGGAACTTAAACAAGGTCTCGTTTCTACTTTTACGGATAGCTTTATTACGCAACTGTTGGATACACACAGCGAATACGCAACGGTAGATCACAACTTCGTCGATGCGCTCGTCAGAAGGATCAAAAgattattacaatttatataa
- the Nup205 gene encoding nuclear pore complex protein Nup205 isoform X2 has protein sequence MSEEETTTADMWTPYKELQSLVERYITSSPTSHDLQYHEFTEALRNHRQNFLTLLKNPPQNTNSREEIKKGATDGITLPDLGHKLLSKELVDETLIISDMYNLNEFMALDLLCTAQLQMPYHPGLPRGLTAILLYYDGKKALTSTLRMLVQARMGHSWKIDAPIALLRHITEYTDKLEEDDLLEGILSLLKLMDPAKEQELLEKNRALGGPKHRYMVMKLYNDSRQDLADILYLWSAQSSLPNEILLGLLSFLQAKAIDSEAGEDGLNKVTLALIMSVLNAINFSSLHSRENGEELINSMPLITNSGAREELIEKLLSTNITWESAGLRGLIQFAFAVALTTIKTIINSQPINITNEDERLLEAALSNKCFHFMAEVLFKNKSIYYEEFYIRYFHTLISDFILLMPLKVKDLRSRADESMRLIQVYQQEGIEPPLNLDNHFEYLLLTVAELYKEDPLKLDLLMDYWCHHSDSTHVSAPIYMNRFPSRQVALFKFVRLAGEILPAGLFVPYLKMIASLASSSQAARQAFNFLKPNGSTTISWDHFFKSLSQYYINLRKELPPSQDTVYLVRQRNHPKGITPDEVKGLEAVLLVVQVVARNDEMSRIAICDHPGWKVLPSLIGLVSCSISIPLKGVLIRTLAALARSPESSSTVWQSLEAAQILSTIPTISSYQPRGVQTELEEIESKKDEYPLTRAMLELLDVLTDFPIPRLLGMGHRNPGFDPYLHFIINTIFLKFHTRSYKNFAEKWEVAEGCLKIFSKLINQYEPTVEDFTGCKVELQNGETTVVNSAPGYHIMTQLHSKSELLHVILYILDKGCSSFDAYESFPGKKNLENGTLYCLEILERGLKTQHSYMAQLTAAKSVHKLLTGLSRLLLEVDPQSKKPDYMINVAKYVSYSSWLPQHAFHAVGVILEVTNEPGADSELLSTFTSTPTLATNIRHGFVECLDTDITLDEDIESIEKQYTGNCKERILLLLMQSITRPTPNLSHYLLAFDITKDIRKTLFWQPGFLGFPRTCLHSILGVLEQSLERGRDKITEACYCFLHTLAANNKTSVSVLRFLRSAANLDFVQRHLCKLPFEGQNTATDLGCTSWLLKLAAIELRVAGGRLQSSLVQRLMGNFGQEKGQIVPSQKLLMDLLHYIEFQLQLEPQLSLDFFDPSQVEMVLGRCSVPVALIGGPRLVDIRKLHSLITEELAVTQNSATATQRNLMQQEVQKILTHALKRNQTKLLSYATVKFVEGWCQTTEILFCVATNQQLPTPQKQNLLLNLSHDLLQKMTSCEALSEIKTLVSGTVLMLLVNLRNSFITETDNESFPSSPSNTTMMKIILSHILQWILNAGASSQKVITHLYAALLNFLCVVGLEKSESTNIIDTMYVSQLDSTVNRVMPVQERSHRYATIQVINSFGNKLMDILCHNCSGGHDVCKMLALSCLDKILELDYDNAWILYLTSRGYLKHMIDSLLESDNMLRCMLQSEPQTLRPLYLYEAKMATFCRMASTRLGAESLLENKILSCMSSMVVFDHHPDVHIGFEGGDYSFIPSIGQRYQQIFLPALYLCDALLTTLGTENQSCAIQVCGFLQSHRDAIEMVLRNAFPKANPLFLKEIACLTGVISRSANIDMYRLVDEELAKSDFDDRKLEDTTGMRELRAHLYRLQRLMLSLLCKFQLQPAPVRFSHEETDANQQHMSSVQIVANIMLYTRNQMQHTRMDQKIRNVLFEPHLTSKPGGRDDKIKDNITGGVHLGTIVDQLVSVTNLLHSELPHIDTLVRKVAMVGEMSTTELKEYMSEEEETELAMKKQRVIVEQRLNRWVKEKRQTIKYCSLIIEHALYILWSHLDFYMIQVISRHSRMQVSSGGIDEDMVAWKGSSETLMELKQGLVSTFTDSFITQLLDTHSEYATVDHNFVDALVRRIKRLLQFI, from the exons TAAGTTATTATCAAAAGAGCTGGTGGATGAAACTCTGATTATATCTGATATGTATAATCTTAATGAATTCATGGCATTGGATCTTTTATGCACGGCGCAGTTACAAATGCCTTATCATCCTGGTTTACCTCGTGGATTAACagcaattttattatattatgatggAAAGAAAGCTCTTACATCGACTCTAAGGATGCTTGTGCAAGCTAGAATGGGTCATAGTTGGAAAATTGATGCACCCATCGCCCTTTTGAGGCACATCACGGAATATACGGATAAATTAGAGGAAGACGATTTGTTGGAAGGAATTTTATCTTTACTGAAACTAATGGATCCCGCAAAG GAACAAGAATTGCTAGAAAAAAATCGAGCATTAGGAGGACCAAAACATCGCTACATGGTGATGAAACTTTACAACGATTCTAGACAAGACTTAGCTGatattttgtatttatggtCTGCACAGTCCTCATTGCCCAATGAAATTTTGCTTGGCTTGTTGTCGTTCTTACAAGCAAAAGCCATAGATTCTGAAGCAGGTGAAGACGGGCTAAATAAAGTTACTCTCGCCCTTATAATGAGCGTGTTAAATGCGATCAACTTTAGTTCGTTACATAGTCGCGAAAACGGCGAAG AATTGATAAATTCAATGCCGTTAATCACAAATAGCGGCGCGCGTGAAGAATTAATTGAGAAATTATTATCAACAAATATCACTTGGGAAAGCGCTGGACTGCGAGGGCTAATACAATTTGCGTTTGCAGTTGCCTTAACAACAATTAAAACCATAATCAATTCGCAACCGATAAACATTACGAACGAAGACGAAAGACTGCTAGAAGCAGCTTTATCCAACAAATGTTTCCACTTTATGGCTGAAGTATTATTCAAGAACAAGAGTATATATTACGAAGAATTTTATATTCGTTACTTTCACACTCTTATATCTGATTTTATATTGCTGATGCCTTTGAAAGTGAAAGATTTACGAAGTCGAGCGGATGAATCCATGCGCTTGATACAAGTCTATCAACAAGAGGGTATCGAGCCACCTTTAAATTTGGATAATCATTTTGAATATTTATTGCTAACGGTGGCGGAGTTATACAAAGAGGATCCTCTAAAATTGGATTTGTTAATGGATTATTGGTGTCACCATTCCGACTCTACACACGTATCTGCGCCTATATATATGAATCGTTTTCCATCTAGACAAGTTGCGTTATTTAAATTTGTACGGCTCGCAGGTGAAATATTGCCAGCTGGCCTGTTCGTACCTTATCTTAAAATGATAGCATCTCTCGCCTCTTCTTCGCAAGCAGCTCGACAAGCGTTCAACTTTCTTAAACCAAATG GATCAACAACGATTTCATGGGATCACTTTTTCAAGTCGTTGAGCCAGTATTATATTAACCTTCGAAAAGAATTGCCTCCTAGTCAGGATACCGTTTACCTAGTCAGGCAAAGAAATCATCCAAAGGGTATCACTCCAGACGAAGTAAAAGGACTCGAAGCAGTACTTTTGGTAGTTCAAGTTGTTGCGAGGAACGATGAAATGTCAAGAATAGCGATATGCGATCATCCAGGATGGAAAGTGTTACCATCTTTGATCGGTTTGGTCAGTTGCAGTATATCGATTCCATTGAAAGGAGTGCTTATAAGGACTCTAGCCGCGCTAGCAAGGTCTCCTGAAAGTTCATCCACCGTGTGGCAAAGTTTAGAAGCCGCGCAAATACTGTCAACGATCCCGACCATTAGTAGCTATCAACCGAGAGGAGTTCAGACTGAGTTAGAAGAAATTGAGTCGAAGAAAGACGAGTATCCGTTAACGCGAGCAATGTTAGAACTACTGGATGTTCTGACCGATTTCCCGATACCACGACTGTTGGGAATGGGCCATCGTAATCCCGGTTTCGATCCATATTTACATTTCATCATCAACACCATTTTCCTCAAGTTTCATACACGGTCGTACAAAAATTTCGCAGAAAAGTGGGAGGTCGCAGAGGGTTGTTTAAAAATTTTCTCAAAGCTCATAAATCAATACGAGCCAACCGTCGAGGATTTTACTGGATGCAAGGTAGAACTTCAAAACGGAGAAACTACGGTGGTTAATTCTGCTCCGGGATACCACATTATGACTCAGTTGCATTCGAAATCGGAGCTTCTTCATGTAATATTATACATCCTGGACAAAGGTTGCTCCAGTTTTGATGCATATGAGTCGTTCCCAGGTAAGAAGAATCTTGAAAACGGTACTTTGTACTGTTTGGAAATATTGGAAAGAGGATTGAAAACGCAGCACAGCTATATGGCTCAGCTAACAGCTGCAAAATCAGTACACAAACTCCTAACTGGGCTATCCAGGTTGCTTTTAGAGGTGGATCCACAGTCAAAGAAGCCCGACTACATGATAAACGTCGCGAAATATGTCTCGTACAGCTCGTGGCTGCCGCAACATGCATTTCATGCAGTCGGCGTGATTCTCGAGGTGACGAACGAGCCAGGAGCAGACTCTGAACTGCTCTCTACGTTCACATCGACTCCCACTTTAGCCACCAACATCAGACATGGATTTGTAGAATGTTTGGATACGGATATCACTCTAGATGAAGACATCGAGTCAATCGAAAAACAATACACTGGCAACTGTAAAGAAAGAATCTTACTTTTGCTAATGCAGAGTATTACACGGCCAACGCCGAACCTCTCTCACTACCTGCTAGCATTCGATATCACAAAAGACATACGTAAAACATTGTTCTGGCAACCAGGTTTCCTTGGGTTTCCACGAACGTGCTTACACTCGATACTAGGAGTTTTAGAGCAGTCTCTTGAACGCGGTCGCGACAAGATCACGGAAGCTTGTTACTGTTTCCTACATACGCTGGCTGCAAATAATAAGACTTCCGTCTCGGTGCTGAGATTTCTCCGTTCCGCCGCCAATCTGGATTTTGTACAAAGACACCTATGCAAGTTACCTTTCGAAGGTCAGAATACTGCGACGGACCTCGGTTGCACATCATGGCTGCTGAAACTAGCAGCGATCGAGTTGCGAGTCGCCGGTGGAAGATTACAAAGTTCTCTAGTTCAACGACTAATGGGAAATTTTGGCCAGGAGAAAGGACAAATAGTTCCATCACAAAAGCTTCTGATGGATCTATTACACTATATTGAGTTTCAACTTCAACTGGAACCACAGTTATCCTTGGATTTCTTTGATCCGTCTCAGGTTGAGATGGTACTAGGCCGCTGTAGCGTTCCGGTCGCCCTGATTGGGGGTCCACGTCTTGTAGATATCAGAAAGTTACACTCCTTGATCACGGAGGAGTTGGCTGTGACACAGAACAGCGCAACCGCGACTCAACGCAACCTGATGCAGCAGGAGGTGCAAAAGATTTTGACTCACGCCTTGAAGAGGAACCAGACGAAGCTGTTGTCATACGCGACCGTCAAGTTCGTGGAAGGCTGGTGTCAAACTACAGAAATACTGTTTTGTGTCGCAACCAATCAACAGCTACCCACACCACAGAAGCAAAATCTGTTGTTGAATCTGTCTCACGATCTGTTGCAGAAAATGACCTCTTGCGAAGCGCTCAGCGAAATCAAGACCTTGGTGTCTGGCACGGTACTGATGTTGCTGGTCAATCTGAGGAATAGTTTCATCACAGAGACGGACAATGAGTCGTTTCCGTCGTCGCCCTCGAACACGACCATGATGAAGATCATTCTAAGCCATATCTTGCAGTGGATACTAAACGCGGGTGCCTCTTCGCAAAAAGTGATCACGCATCTGTATGCAGCTCTTTTGAATTTTCTGTGCGTTGTAGGCTTGGAGAAGTCGGAAAGCACCAATATTATTGATACAATGTACGTTAGCCAATTGGACAGCACGGTGAACAGGGTAATGCCGGTACAAGAACGTTCCCATCGATACGcgacgatacaagtgataaatAGTTTTGGGAACAAATTAATGGATATCTTGTGTCACAATTGTTCTGGTGGTCACGATGTCTGTAAAATGCTGGCGCTCTCTTGTCTGGACAAAATCTTGGAGCTGGACTATGACAACGCTTGGATACTTTATCTGACTAGTAGGGGATACCTGAAGCACATGATAGACAGCCTCCTCGAATCTGATAACATGTTAAGGTGTATGCTACAGTCAGAACCACAAACGTTGCGACCGCTCTACCTCTACGAGGCAAAAATGGCGACGTTCTGTAGAATGGCTTCCACTAGGCTCGGTGCCGAAAGTCTTCTGGAAAACAAGATCCTGTCATGTATGTCGAGCATGGTCGTTTTCGATCATCATCCCGATGTTCACATCGGGTTCGAAGGGGGAGACTACTCTTTCATACCTTCAATCGGTCAACGATACCAGCAAATCTTTCTACCGGCATTATATCTTTGTGACGCTCTGCTCACCACCCTCGGAACGGAGAACCAATCTTGTGCTATACAAGTCTGCGGGTTCCTGCAAAGTCATCGGGATGCCATCGAGATGGTTCTACGAAACGCCTTTCCCAAAGCAAATCCTCTATTCTTGAAGGAGATTGCGTGTCTCACCGGCGTAATATCCAGATCCGCGAACATTGACATGTACCGATTAGTCGACGAAGAATTGGCCAAGTCGGACTTTGACGATCGCAAATTGGAAGATACCACCGGCATGAGAGAACTCCGCGCTCATCTTTATCGATTGCAACGACTGATGCTCTCCCTGTTGTGTAAATTTCAGCTGCAACCAGCGCCCGTTCGCTTCAGTCACGAAGAAACCGATGCGAACCAACAGCACATGTCGTCTGTGCAGATTGTCGCCAATATTATGCTATACACGCGCAATCAAATGCAACATACCAGGATGGATCAGAAAATACGTAACGTGCTGTTCGAACCGCATCTGACTTCCAAACCAGGAGGTAGAGATGATAAGATCAAAGACAACATCACTGGTGGTGTACACCTGGGGACAATCGTCGATCAACTTGTTTCTGTCACCAATTTGTTACACTCTGAACTACCGCATATCGACACTCTTGTGAGAAAGGTCGCCATGGTAGGAGAAATGAGTACTACGGAATTGAAGGAATATATgtcagaagaagaagaaacagaACTCGCTATGAAGAAGCAACGGGTGATAGTCGAACAGCGATTGAATCGCTGGGTCAAAGAGAAGCGTCAGACCATTAAATACTGCTCCCTGATCATAGAACACGCTTTGTATATTCTCTGGAGTCACCTGGACTTTTACATGATTCAAGTGATATCTCGGCATAGTCGAATGCAAG TTTCATCAGGAGGCATAGACGAGGACATGGTCGCGTGGAAAGGATCGTCGGAGACGTTAATGGAACTTAAACAAGGTCTCGTTTCTACTTTTACGGATAGCTTTATTACGCAACTGTTGGATACACACAGCGAATACGCAACGGTAGATCACAACTTCGTCGATGCGCTCGTCAGAAGGATCAAAAgattattacaatttatataa